The following is a genomic window from Mus pahari chromosome 1, PAHARI_EIJ_v1.1, whole genome shotgun sequence.
ATAGAGGAACAAGTCCTCAGATAAAGTAGAATtctgtaaaatataatttagtgGAAATCAGAATGGATTTGCCATTCAGCAGGTGTTTAAAAATCTGCTACATgacaggagtggtggtgcacacttttactcccagcactaaacaggtggaggcagaggcaggaggattgagggTGCAAGGCCAAACAGGGCAATACAGTGCAGCCCTAAAACTCGgtatggaaaagaaaatacatgttcTTTCTTGATTCTCCACCATTAGGCTGAGGTCaaagtgttcacacacacaaaaaaaaaatagaattttcaggAGAAGAGAGACCGTAAACTATTTTCAATAGTTGCTAGTCCATCACTCACCTCTCAAATTCAGGAcacaaataaattagaaaaaaatcattagatgtCCTAGCTACTGTTATTTTATTTCCAGAGCCTTCATAAATTCCTAttggatatatttttataaattactaaCATTGGATATATTTCTCAAAAGTTTGGGTGCATTCCGGACCATCACTTCTCCAAATATATCCTTCAATGCTCATTCTACAAACTCAGAGAACTGATGGTtggcctttcttttcttgtaaaaACTGGGGGGAAAATCAAGTTCAGAATTTCACTCAGGAATGTCTCTGCTTATGATGATCTAGGATTGGTCCTCTTCTTCCAAAGGATCATGGCTTTGGCTCTTTCCCTGAAATTAATCAGTAATCTGGAGGGAGAGAATCCAGAATCTGATTTCTGTACTCAAGAATCTGTCTTTATGACCACAGGAATTTTGGGGGTATACCCATGGCTGCAGGAAACCAGACAAGATTAACTGAATTTATCCTCATGAGCTTCTCTTCCCTACCTACTGAAATACAGACCTTGCTCTTCGTGGCCTTTCTTGCCATCTACCTAGTCACTCTGCTGGGAAATAGCCTCATCATTCTGGTGACCTTGGCTGACCCCATGCTGCAAAGCCCCATGTATTTCTTTCTCAGGAACTTATCCTTCATGGAGATTGGCTTCAACCTGGTCATTGTGCCCAAAATGTTGGGGACTCTGATTGCCCAGGACACAAGCATCTCCTTCCTGGGCTGTGCCACTCAgatgtatttcttcttcttctttggagTGGCTGAGTGCTTCCTCCTTGCCACCATGgcatatgaccgctatgtggccatctgcagtCCCTTGCATTACCCAGTCATCATGAACCAAGAGACACGTGTCAGACTGGCTGCTGCCTCCTGGTTTCCAGGATTCCCTGTAGCCACTGTGCAGACCACATGGCTCTTCAGTTTTCCATTCTGTGCCACCAACAAAGTgaaccactttttctgtgacaGCCCACCTGTGCTGAGGCTGGTCTGTGCAGATACAGCCCGGTTTGAGGTCTATGCCATTGTTGGGACCATTCTGGTTGTCATGATACCCTGCCTGCTGATCCTATGTTCCTATACTCTCATTGCAGCTTCTATCCTCAAGATTCCATCAGCTAAAGGGAAGCACaaagccttctccacctgctCCTCACATCTCCTGGTTGTCTCTCTTTTTTATGTATCATTAAGCCTCACTTACTTTAGACCTAAATCAAAGAATTCTCCTGAAAGCAAGAAATTGTTATCATTGTCCTACACTGTTGTGACTCCTCTGTTGAACCCAATTATCTATAGTCTGAGAAATAATGAAGTGAAGAATGCACTCAGCAGGACCTTCCACAAGGCCCTGGCCCTCAGAAAATTTATCCTGTAGATATTAAAAGGTAAGgttaatatttgttaaatgtaGAGCATATATTTGTGATTCATATCTACCCATTGATCTCTATTGTAATGAATTCCAGCTCCCAATGTTAGTTTTGGAAATGTCTATAGaagaaaacaaccaacaaatGTAGTTTAGACATATTATTGCAATCTACACAAAATCTACTTTATTTGCTAATTATATACTTGCAAAACTGCATCTTTAACTTTCTTATTTAGTTTCTATTCATAGTCATAAACTTGACTCTTAAATCACCTACCTAAACTTTGAAGtgaataaagaacaaaaggaacCCAGAGAACCATAGTGAGATGAATCATGAGTAGTGTGGACAGATGAGGTGGCACTCTTTTGAAGGATTGAGCGGTGTTTAAGATATCCACAGGGCAGAAGTATTAGGGCTGCCCACGATGACATTCTTGTCATTCCAAGTTCTTCATGCTTCCAAACTGTCCATGCTTATCACCTTTCTAATGAACACATATTTGTCATTCAACCACTTCCAACATGGTAAGGCAGATAAAACTTGGAACTATTTGTGCTTGATCCAGAATTCTCTATGTACAAAATACCAGGGCCTACATGCTTCAGGATGAAGTTATCATCTTCAAATTTCTCCCTGTTGATGGACTTGCTGACAGTGTGGGTATGGTGTGTGAAGTACCACCCTGCTGCATGAATCTTGGAACAATTCTGTGAATAGGGAAAGCTTTATAACCAAGTCCTTCCTCTACAGTGCTCAGAGTATAGCAGATTTCTTCTGGAACTTTGCAAACATCTCAAAGGAGATGCAGCCCAAAGGCTCAACATCAAACACAGTATCAAAGAGGACTGGGCTTGATCAAAGCTCAATGGGCTGCAGGGGAAAAAGCATCTTCAAagcttttattccttttattctgGTTCTGTTGGCATTTCAACAATTCAGTGACAAGGATTTCAAGATTATTTTACTTCTGTACAACACATACATTGACCACTATAAAATAGATAGTAATTTTAACATTGGATCATAcatagaaagagagggaaagccCATCCTGAATCATagtcatttcctcttcctttgtttAATTCAAACCatttatcaaattttaaatttctgatcTCTCCCCTAGCATCAGTCTCCTCCTTGTCATGCCCTTGAGGCATTGTTGGTTTTTCTAAGCTAACTAGGATGTAGCGGGGAACATTAGCTCCATAGCCCTCATGAATATGCCTGCACAACCTCAATGGCCACTTCCTTCCCACTGAGTTCTTTACAGGAAAATCATCCTGAGATTCTGTGATCACCCTGGCTCACATGTAGGTCCTTATGCCTTGTTGGGGTGATATTATAAATGCCAATCATGGTGCTACTTCCACCAGAGCATGAATTACAGACTAGCTGGTGCCAAGAGAtcttttttaaattctagtaTTCTTTTCATAACCTCATGGcactttattttatagatgagtcattttttaaacatttactgtTACAAACCATGCTGTCAAGATCAGTCTTTTGCATGTCTCTTATTTCTAATGGTATGTGTGACAGATGTAAACCTAGAAAATGAATTTGTAGGGCAAAAGAGATACAAGAATAGTAttacacaatgaaaaaaacaagCCATTTAAACTTCCACCAACAGTTTTTCAGTATACttatttcattgatacttcatcAAGAATGTTTgttatgaaaaaattaatattatttcatatgcaaaataaattcagtgaatttttaattaaataaaataaatcttgaagaatGAGGAAAATTAGATGAGTATGTGAGAGGAAAGTTACATATTTCATTTGAACCTCTGAATTCACACTTCACATAATTAACACAGGTGGTAACACCTTggtattccatttttttctcttgaaaggCTGACACCATTAATTTGGTTAAATTCAtccatctttctgttttttgttgttgttgttttgttttgttttttgaggcagggtttctttgtgtagccctggctgtcctggaactcactctgtagactgggctggccttgaactcagaaatccacctgcctctacctcccaagtgctgggattaaaggcatctgccaccactgCTTAGCCATCCATCTTTCAAGTATTCACTTTGACTTATCATGCAGTGTGTATTATTCTTTTGTGCTTACATTCCAAGTTGATCAACAATTTCAATTTTAGAAAtccttttgtgtgtttattttacaaatctgGTTTTTCTTGaagtatcttttaattttttgaaaaattaaaactttattctGTTTAGGTGTCTCAAAAGCCTTCTATACCACAGAAGTCGAAAACAGTAACACTAGGAACATATGAATAGAATTAGAGTCAGATTAAAAACTATATAACTTCAAATCCAGAGTATTGCCATAATAACACTTGatgttcatatacacaaaaacacacagactaGACAGGCAGATGAATGAGGCAATAGATAATTAACATGCACAACAACAAGGAGAATGAAAATTCCAGTATTTCCACTATAATATTAGATGTTGAGGCATATGACTGTGATATACTAAATTAGTGAAACATCATGAAAGGCGATACCATATCCCAGAAACCTAAACCAAATCCATCAAAAGTTGTCCCATAGCTGTGGGTAGAGCCTAAGATATAGGCACTATTTCAAATGATTGTAAAAAGAATATCCATGAAGACTCAAAATGCAAGATTTAAATGATAATTAACCCATTGTTGAGTATGTCATTACTTTGcacaataaaatcttaaaattataaaatctgtgttgtgttttgtatTGAGCTGAGTACATTCACTTGGGTGTGCAACTGCATACATGTAGAGAGAAGACAGGTTCATGCAGCAGAACTAAGGTGTCCTGAAAGACACATAAACTGTGTAAAGGTAGGGCTTTTAACTAATTTTTCTTCTTGTGTCTTGTCTGTTCAGAATGCATGTCCCCAAAACCAAGAGGATCTTAACTGGCTGTGGGACCCATTGATGATCACCACTCATTGGATGTGGAGTCAGAAAGTCAAGAAGACAACTTGATTATTAGTGGAATAATTGGGTAGAACCAGtacaggagagaggagacagtaTGAAGCAAAGCTTTGATTTCATATGCAATCCTGGCATCAGCCTGCTCCTCCAGGTAACAATGAGACATAAGCAAACCTTTGTCCTCACCACGGATCATATAATAGAATGCCCATCTATGAggtaaagaaggaagagagagcatTCTTCCAGGTACCTCAAGCTCAGGGGCATCTATAGAATTCAAGGACATTCTTCTATAGGTACCAGAAAATCTGAAAGTAAAGCTTATGCCAAATTTAGGGATGTGGtgaattttcaaattataaatgtgtgttaacttgatttttaaaaataagtttctagAAGGGAGGATTTGCAAAGTCTGTAAAATTGGCAcagagaaagaatgtaagagctggagaaTAGGAGGGAATGCTGTAAAAGGCTACCTTCTGTACTTGGTGTGCCCACTGCACTAATGAACTcctaataaataaattgattacCAGACAAGACCTGAACAAAGTCAAGATAaccaaaattccagcatgggAAGGGATGTCCCATTCCTGGCCCTACTCCTTAATGAGAATACATTGGTAACTGATAGCTGCTAGAAGAAGGGACAATCATTCTTTTATTGAAGTTGCTCCCACTGGTAGGTTTCCCATGCTCAGATTGATGGCCCATAACCATACACATATAGGCAACACCAATTGCACTTAGTggattttcaaaaaacaaacacaaaaccttaAGTTGGAATAAGAACATGTTGTGAGGCACATGTAGAAAGTTAGAGAAATAGGGGTGGAtgtgatcatatttcattgtatgatTGTGTAGATTTCTCCAGAATAAAGAGATTGGCCTAAGAGGATTGAAGGGGAAGTGTACCAGTTATCATCTCTACAACCATGCCTTCAGGAATCTCCATCACCTATGGTtttaagtaaagagaaaaaaatgcaaaccctttaaccaaaacacaaaacaaaacacttttaaaaataacaatcaTTGAAACTTTGGATCCAGGAGAGCTCAGTGAGATAACTTCTCCAAATTCAATGCCTACCCACCTCTGTGAGTTTTCTATGGATACTCTCATGATGTATTTAAACTAAGTATATTCAAACTCATCTTCCCGTGATAGGCATTTCTCAACAGCAATAATATTTTCCTTACTTGAACAATACTTTTCATGACATGTTTATTTCCTCAGTGCATTCAGAACCACACAACCCCCACATAGGGCAGTAACAGTTCTGTTTCCTCCCCTCTTACTTAGATACAGTGCCCTTGTGAATGTGACCAAGACAAGACACAGACTCTTGACTTCTTAAAGGTATCTTTCTTGCCCACCCACATATATATTCAGCTGACTCACAAGGACTAATAAATTTGCCCATCATTACCTCATGCTCATATTTTATGtctagggaaaagaagaaagtcaaTACTGCTTTTGTTGCTGTATCATTTTCTCTTGACTACAAATTCATTACAattgtaatttcttattttataagattcctttctgtttgctttccctTCTAAACTTTAAAGTCATTAAATGGTGACCATTTGCTATTAAATGCCTAGCACCAGTTATGCGATAAGCATCTGATAAATGACATTCCAAGTGGACCTtatgcattttttcttttgttatgagGACATGTGCTTTGATTGGTCCTCTGGCAAATGCTAGAATAAAACCAGGAAAAGGATGAGAGGAAAAATGACAAAGAGAATGGGGTAGCCATAACTATTTTTACATTATCGTTGGTTGCAGGCACCATGCTTGAAACCAAGAAACAATAATGAACTAGTCAGATACAGTTAGTGCTCCAATGAGAAACTTAACATTGAATACATACTTCAAAGACATTTTTAAGAAATGCCATTTTGAAGAGGAAGAAGCATTAAGGGAAATCATTTAGCTATGATAAACAGCAGGGAATGAAATAGTCTTGAGACCCAGGCTGGAATCCTCCAGAGTGACAGACATGGGCGCAGTGCAGAATATCTCTGGAGTGATGAGCACTGCACAGCTCAGAGCCTGTTTACAAGAACTGGCCTAGCCAGTGCACAAGGTTTACCTGAGATGACTGGCACAGCCCCAAAAGTGTCTTCAGAACTTGACAGTGGCACAACCCAGAGTCTACTAGATAATGGGGTGGAAATAACCTGGCCCAGAGTTATCTCTGGAATGACTGACTCAGAACTACCTAGTGCTTATCTGGAATAACTGGCACAGTCAAAGCCAAAATTTAGGGCTCTCGTGAAGTCACTCATTACCAAATAGCCTGAGGCTGCTCCATAGTGACTGTCACAGAGAAAAGCTTCTCCATAGTTTACATTAACAGATGTCACTCACAAGAGGTGAGTAAAGGGTGAGGGGTTGGTGGCATCGACTTACAAGCTTTTGTAAATAGGATGGATCATCACCAAAAACATGTCTTCTTTGATAAATTTCTAAGAGATGGTGAGACAGATCAGAGTCTCCAGCAAAGCATGTGGAATTTTATAGAACTTGATAAAATGTGGATTCTGAGAAATGTGTGAAGCAATAGTGacacatgctttaaaatattcagtgtgTGCTTGCATATAGATCATCTCAGTTGGCCCTTCACCATCACCCTGCCAAGTAGGCAGGACTTTTAGTCTTACATATCAAGAAAAAATAGCATCAATTATATCAGTGTCCAATTTTATCTGTTCAAAAAGTTCAAAAAGTTATCTCACCTTCAGAACTCTGATCTACACTAACAACAGAATCCTTGCCGATAAATCTATATGGACTGAAATCATCATAATCATggcaattttattgagtactCTTTAGTATTTTCCTCGTTCTTCTGTTTTTAACAAAACACAGAATCTCCAAGGTGTTATTCCTGAACGGAGACACTGTGAACAGAAAGATTTCACTGCCCAAGCCACCAACCTAATTAAGTTTCTCCATTACTTTCACTTCCTAGTATAGTGCATTCTGTGTCTATATCACAACCACAATCAATGAAAGCTCTGTATTCACTGTTCAATACCTAAAGGAAACTGAGTTCTACTGCACTGATAATATCCTCACAAACAGAACCTCAGCTACAGGAAGCCATTCTCAATATCTACCAAGTGACTTCTCTGCTGTCCTTTCTCAGCATAGTGGGGAAAAAACTGAATCTAAAAGAGAAGTGGAATAGGATGGGtatgaatgaaaagagaaaaaagaacagctcaaaataggaaaatattaagTGGAAGGTTGGCAAGGAATGAAAACAAGTGAAGGAAAGTACATAATTCCAACCACAGGGAAGGAGGTAAATGAGAAGCactaaattggggggggggggtgtctcttgCAACCCCGAGCCATTTTAGAAAACAGTAGACAAGCAAAGCTGTATAATGATAGCGCTAAGAACTTGTCTTTCATTCCATCCAAATCCTCATTTAACTTAAGCATTGTCATTCTCTGGAAGTACTTTAAGAGAAATCTACCTCTTCTTGAAAGTCAGAGAACTATCACCAGTCAGGTGTGAAGAGCCTCAACTTTTCTAAGTATTCTTTTTgataatcattttctttcttttcgcTTGTTTTCTAGTATCTAACTGGAGTTGTATGGCTATGTGTCCTTAGAAAAATGTGCTTACAACAGTTCAAACTGGCACTGGTCATGGCTAGACTTCACtagattgtttttaaattattcaacAATGTTTTACCAGAATATTTGATAAATCTTTAATGAAGATTTATAACTATAAAAAACTATAGCTAGTACTCTATAAATGATCTGTTACTAtgtaaacaaaaatcaaagaggGTTTCTTTATGATGttgttattcttttcttattGAAATCATATTTTTCTCACATGATTTAtactaattattatttattctccTTCTACCAACAAAAAATCTCCTTCACCTTCTCTCCCATATGGATccacccactaccaccaccctttctatctttcattagaaaacaagcaaacttataagggaatataatataatataatatgacaAAGCAAAATATTAACATGCCAGAATAGGA
Proteins encoded in this region:
- the LOC110331238 gene encoding olfactory receptor 10A5 yields the protein MAAGNQTRLTEFILMSFSSLPTEIQTLLFVAFLAIYLVTLLGNSLIILVTLADPMLQSPMYFFLRNLSFMEIGFNLVIVPKMLGTLIAQDTSISFLGCATQMYFFFFFGVAECFLLATMAYDRYVAICSPLHYPVIMNQETRVRLAAASWFPGFPVATVQTTWLFSFPFCATNKVNHFFCDSPPVLRLVCADTARFEVYAIVGTILVVMIPCLLILCSYTLIAASILKIPSAKGKHKAFSTCSSHLLVVSLFYVSLSLTYFRPKSKNSPESKKLLSLSYTVVTPLLNPIIYSLRNNEVKNALSRTFHKALALRKFIL